A window from Fragaria vesca subsp. vesca linkage group LG5, FraVesHawaii_1.0, whole genome shotgun sequence encodes these proteins:
- the LOC101298419 gene encoding ras-related protein Rab7-like, with product MPSRRRTLLKVIILGDSGVGKTSLMNQYVNKKFSNQYKATIGADFLTKEVQFEDRLFTLQIWDTAGQERFQSLGVAFYRGADCCVLVYDVNSMKSFDNLNNWKEEFLIQASPNDPENFPFVVIGNKIDVDGGNSRVVSEKKARAWCASKGDIPYYETSAKEGINVEEAFQCIARDALKSGEEEEIYLPDTIDVGSSNQPRSSGCEC from the exons ATGCCGTCTCGGAGAAGAACGCTCCTCAAGGTCATCATCCTCGGCGACAGCGG GGTTGGGAAGACTTCTTTGATGAATCA ATATGTTAATAAGAAGTTCAGCAATCAATACAAGGCGACTATCGGAGCCGATTTTTTGACAAAAGAAGTGCAGTTTGAAGACAGGCTCTTCACCCTACAG ATTTGGGATACCGCTGGTCAAGAACGGTTTCAAAGCCTTGGTGTAGCATTTTATCGCGGTGCTGATTGCTGTGTTCTTGTTTATGACGTTAATTCGATGAAATCTTTTGATAACCTTAACAACTGGAAGGAGGAGTTCCTTATTCAG GCTAGTCCTAATGATCCAGAAAACTTTCCATTTGTTGTTATTGGAAACAAGATTGATGTAGACGGTGGAAATAGTAGAGTG GTGTCGGAAAAAAAAGCTCGAGCTTGGTGTGCCTCAAAAGGAGACATTCCGTACTATGAAACCTCTGCCAAGGAAGGCATTAATGTGGAAGAAGCTTTCCAGTGCATAGCAAGGGATGCCCTGAAAAGTGGGGAAGAGGAGGAAAT ATACTTGCCGGATACCATTGATGTTGGAAGCAGCAATCAGCCGAGGTCAAGTGGATGCGAGTGCTAA